A region of Tigriopus californicus strain San Diego chromosome 7, Tcal_SD_v2.1, whole genome shotgun sequence DNA encodes the following proteins:
- the LOC131883493 gene encoding uncharacterized protein LOC131883493: MGAQAPSSSYHPHFEPMASGGPGTSSHHSHDSMVAKARRRGRPTASLPSSMPSSSSSLSPSSDYYDYYHPQRMHHRPTLTDLTPDEASTVNTPEELLAYCCQFPACYDPLYELCIDTCRKCETVYPVTSWLPCPPLLNIPDCTSSSLSAQGRLPLACYPDIGPFANILPVSAVMKVPTYYNPSGRHSSGNGNGGQHDMLLQHARNPMESEQMYRKTMQKRNKKQCNHHYGICISEKGSANSNVFHGFGK, from the exons ATGGGTGCTCAAGCACCTTCGTCTTCTTATCACCCCCATTTCGAGCCAATGGCTTCCGGTGGTCCAGGAACTAGTAGCCATCACTCCCACGACAGTATGGTTGCTAAAGCGCGTCGACGAGGACGCCCAACAGCCTCGTTGCCGTCCTCGATgccatcctcgtcctcgtcgctATCTCCCAGCAGCGATTATTACGATTACTACCACCCGCAACGCATGCATCATCGGCCCACACTCACGGATCTAACCCCCGATGAGGCGTCCACAGTGAACACTCCCGAGGAGCTTCTAGCCTACTGCTGCCAATTCCCCGCCTGCTACGATCCGCTTTACGAGTTGTGCATCGACACTTGTCGCAAATGCGAAACCGTCTATCCTGTCACGTCGTGGCTGCCCTGTCCGCCCTTGTTGAACATTCCCGACTGTACTTCGAGTTCGCTGTCCGCTCAAGGGCGCCTCCCGTTGGCGTGCTACCCCGACATTGGGCCCTTTGCCAATATCCTGCCCGTGAGTGCCGTGATGAAGGTGCCCACTTATTACAAT CCGAGTGGTCGACATTCGAGTGGGAATGGCAATGGAGGACAGCATGACATGCTCCTCCAACACGCTCGCAATCCCATGGAGAGTGAGCAAATGTATCGCAAGACCATGCAGAAACGGAACAAGAAACAATGCAACCACCACTACGGAATCTGCATTTCCGAGAAGGGCTCCGCCAATTCAAATGTCTTCCACGGTTTTGGCAAATAG